Proteins found in one Plasmodium malariae genome assembly, chromosome: 13 genomic segment:
- the PmUG01_13034600 gene encoding conserved Plasmodium protein, unknown function, with product MNNFNTSENNSIIYFEEKLKNETDDKFLNLPTSLNGNLAFSSLDFQKIEPSYFLTNNLNNSSTDDKGEHIIFEREHDKNKFEKKKVFLFDLSEEQKVQVENFKIRKIMQNEMYLKKNKVLKYIIHIFLCDILKEKPDDVYEYAANYFTQPNLKQSILQKLKSMLTKS from the exons atgaataattttaatacgtcagaaaataattctataatatattttgaagaaaaattaaaaaatgagacGGATGATAAGTTTCTTAATTTACCTACTTCTTTAAATGGAAATCTAGCATTTTCTTCACTcgattttcaaaaaattgaaCCTAGCTATTTCTTGACGAATAATCTGAATAACTCGTCAACTGATG ATAAAGGTGAACATATCATATTTGAGAGAGAACATGATAAgaataaatttgaaaaaaaaaaagtctttttatttgatttgtCCGAGGAGCAAAAAGTGCAagtagaaaattttaaaatacgcaaaataatgcaaaatgaaatgtatttaaaaaaaaataaagttttaaaatacatCATACATATCTTCTTGTGTGATATATTGAAAGAGAAACCAGACGATGTCTATGAATATGCCGCTAACTATTTTACGCAGCCTAACTTGAAACAAAGCATTTTGcagaaattaaaaagtatgtTAACCAAGTCCTAA
- the PmUG01_13034700 gene encoding DEAD/DEAH box helicase, putative, with protein MNVNWITQLEHLLDPKRNSSKDDLKPPTSAANTPIRHANTPINYTNPTADYSLNKYYLKKQILDNYKKENINELYPWQHECLIKLKEVQWEKGENFLFVAPTSGGKTLVAEIFAFEQIEKTEKIFFLFPLNSLINEKIAYFKKICIGTDIKIGTEFTNTDIILCTYEKLNSYLNKKKLVCTRCNDNIREEYSSTVNKNVHKDKNCCHSFIVIIDEFHLISERGRGIYIENIISKILYLNKKRPTIKIISMSGTLDNLSKLREWMNARIYVSSYRPQEIKEHYICNGDVYKKEKEVGSFSYSCSVYDFGKVDDEDGGNRRNGDISGSGSSCERSTNIQNSISNFLKGRSLSTNNNLVRSLLCFALYSRIDKLNTLIFCSTKKNCEYYINIINNFFLSCFPYHDINIPEEIKIKRRELNDKIYHIDKYTYDKMNYYIHNGICYYYSDISNSIKKLLELAYKEKTLFLLTCTSTLSVGLNLRVDRVLISSPFIADNFLTVTQYKQMIGRAARLNKGDSFLFVEKKQEKNILDMFKKNFIHIKSTMNGSSSFDQLEKYIIEFICLLNDPMSFHDIVSVFSFSLYFIEIVKSGEPEQGEGGITGRNGVINVAITSAANSAANCSNYVGVDKKSASKGSIRSSVQLKEEKDERTFNDEFGDINLEQFTENELIFYERKKKDIHYVVNKLIKYKCIEIENKKIRVTNFCKSLCISNFTISFGVELLNEIKYYDKIYLYNNSFHLCYICSSYNLNIASFTYYLPFLKNLLSIIFVDNYTKHIIFQILKFDSDIINMLNLKNQNMSFNRKKNIFFTDDLVQKKYNKLYLSILLFLYLKGNNISLICSTFKITEEVLQTILHHTYIYIHILISFFDQLDQWILASLLKKFICYFKTGEMPLTNRHRLSFQGSNLNYDHHLGKNQRKKKKNKIKIKEHANEHENENENENEEEEEEQEH; from the coding sequence ATGAACGTAAACTGGATAACACAACTTGAGCATTTATTGGACCCAAAAAGAAATTCTTCAAAAGATGACTTGAAGCCGCCAACAAGTGCAGCGAACACTCCCATAAGGCATGCTAATACTCCCATAAATTACACAAACCCCACAGCAGACTACAgtttaaacaaatattatttaaaaaaacaaattttggACAActacaaaaaggaaaacataaATGAGCTCTACCCCTGGCAGCATGAATGCTTAATTAAGTTAAAAGAAGTACAATGGGAAAAAGGGGAAAACTTTCTATTCGTCGCGCCGACCTCAGGTGGAAAAACTTTAGTAGCAGAAATTTTCGCTTTTGAACAAATTGAAAAAAcggaaaaaattttttttttgtttcctttaaattctttaataaatgaaaaaatagcatattttaaaaaaatatgtattggTACAGATATTAAGATAGGTACCGAATTCACTAATACagatataattttatgtacatatgagAAATTAAATAgttatttaaataagaaaaaattagtatGTACAAGGTGTAATGACAACATAAGGGAAGAATACTCTAGTACAGTGAATAAAAACGTGCACAAAGATAAGAACTGTTGTCATAGTTTCATTGTAATAATTGACGAATTTCATCTTATAAGTGAAAGAGGGagaggtatatatatagagaacattatttctaaaattttatacttaaataaaaaaagacccacaataaaaattatttctatgAGTGGTACATTAGATAATTTGTCCAAATTAAGGGAATGGATGAACGCCAGAATATACGTTTCGTCTTATCGACCACAAGAAATAAAGGAGCATTACATATGCAATGGGGATGtttacaaaaaggaaaaagaggTTGGTTCCTTTTCCTACTCGTGCAGTGTATACGATTTTGGGAAAGTAGACGACGAGGATGGTGGTAACAGAAGGAATGGGGATATCTCTGGAAGTGGTAGCAGCTGTGAACGTAGTACGAACATACAAAATAGCATTTCGAATTTTTTGAAAGGAAGAAGTCTGTCCACAAACAACAACTTGGTTCGTTCCCTGCTTTGCTTTGCCCTATACAGCCGCATAGATAAGCTAAACACATTAATATTCTGTtcaactaaaaaaaattgcgagtattacattaatatcataaataatttttttttaagctgCTTTCCCTACCATGACATTAATATCCCAGAAgagattaaaataaaaagaagagaacTAAACGATAAGATATATCACATTGATAAGTACAcatatgataaaatgaactattatatacataatggTATATGTTATTACTATAGCGATATTAGTAATTCTATAAAAAAGCTACTCGAATTAgcatataaagaaaaaacattgtttttattaacatgtaCATCTACTTTATCTGTTGGACTAAATTTACGAGTAGACAGAGTTTTAATTTCTTCTCCTTTTATTGCTGATAACTTTTTAACAGTCACTCAGTATAAACAAATGATAGGTCGAGCAGCCAGATTAAATAAGGGagattcttttctttttgttgAAAAGAAGcaagagaaaaatatattagatatgtttaaaaaaaattttattcatataaaaagcACCATGAATGGTAGTAGTTCATTCGATCAGTTGGAAAAGTACATAATTGAGTTTATCTGCTTGTTGAATGATCCAATGTCTTTTCATGATATTGTATCTGTGTTTTcgttttctttatattttatcgaGATAGTCAAAAGTGGGGAGCCAGAACAAGGAGAGGGGGGTATCACGGGTAGAAACGGAGTGATCAATGTTGCCATTACTAGTGCCGCTAACAGTGCAGCTAATTGCTCTAATTATGTAGGGGTGGATAAAAAGAGTGCATCGAAGGGTAGTATTCGTTCGTCTGTTCAACTCAAAGAGGAGAAAGATGAAAGAACTTTTAATGACGAATTTGGGGATATCAATTTAGAACAATTCACagaaaatgaattaatattttatgagcgaaagaaaaaagatattcATTATGTGGTTAACaagttaataaaatataagtgtatagaaatagaaaataagaaaattcgAGTTACGAATTTTTGTAAGTCTTTATGTATAAGTAATTTCACAATATCTTTTGGAgtagaattattaaatgaaataaaatattatgacaaaatttatctttataataatagttttcatttatgttatatttgttCATCTTACAATTTGAATATTGCATCATTTACTTATtatttaccatttttaaaaaatttgcttTCCATAATATTTGTAGATAATTATACCAAACAtatcatttttcaaattttaaaatttgatagcgatataataaatatgttaaatttaaaaaatcaaaatatgtcctttaacagaaaaaaaaatatatttttcactgATGACCTTGTTcagaaaaaatacaataaattatatttgtcTATATTGTTATTTCTGTATTTGAAAGGAAACAATATATCCTTAATATGTtcaacatttaaaataactgAAGAAGTATTACAGACTATTTTACACCATACCTATATTTATATCCACATTTTGATTTCTTTCTTTGATCAGCTCGATCAGTGGATATTGGCaagtttattaaaaaaatttatttgctATTTTAAAACTGGTGAAATGCCCTTAACAAATAGACATCGTCTTTCTTTCCAAGGCAGCAATTTAAATTACGATCATCATTTGGGGAAAAAtcaacgaaaaaaaaaaaaaaataaaataaaaataaaagagcaTGCAAATGAacatgaaaatgaaaatgaaaatgaaaatgaggAAGAGGAAGAGGAACAGGAACACTGA
- the PmUG01_13034800 gene encoding conserved Plasmodium protein, unknown function, protein MHVRQVVINSFLFLFIPCGLYKQTFVTEMQSFFDEIENIANEDIVNDDFTNIETKLNKKCAQIIEKKKNSTTLPIQSKIILFLEEIDFINHTLNVYEEEKEREKERELRRRVEREEDHEDEDKEKINKKKRRGKNESNEQLGKEVSKDLDDILKDVIYLELGLKESENTNNTKKILLEISEILDKIESKDFVLTTKKSLDIRIDDFRKNEISETYFSKKINEIYQDTLLNSEQEDGAKRANESISEETKNNFVDEIPHSNLIVSSSVNDDTNEGSKGSGPYPTYGYNGAGEGRAISNKNTGKKANTRKNKNQQKIESSNFFHKKKVHKWNSHKWIVQTEVSREVAESSGRNEAKE, encoded by the exons atgCATGTTCGACAAGTAGTTATAAACagttttcttttccttttcatccCCTGCGGCTTGTACAAACAAACATTTGTTACAGAAATGCAAAGCTTCTTTGatgaaatagaaaatatagcTAACGAAGATATTGTGAATGAtgattttacaaatatagaAACCAAGTTGAACAAAAAATGCGCTCAGATAAttgaaaagaagaaaaatagtaCGACCTTACCGATACAatcaaaaattattcttttcctAGAAGAAATAGATTTCATTAATCATACATTAAATGTGTATGAAGAGGAgaaagaaagagaaaaagaaagagaacTTAGGAGAAGAGTAGAAAGAGAAGAAGATCATGAAGATGAAgacaaggaaaaaataaacaaaaaaaagaggaggGGAAAAAACGAATCTAACGAACAGTTAGGGAAGGAGGTTTCCAAAGACTTGgatgatattttaaaagacgTAATTTATTTGGAGTTGGGTCTTAAGGAGTCTGAAAATACGAACAAT acaaaaaaaatattgctcGAAATTAGTGAAATATTAGATAAAATAGAGAGCAAGGATTTTGTGCTAACAACCAAGAAGTCCTTAGACATAAGAata GATGATTTTCGGAAAAACGAAATAAGTGAAACCtacttttcaaaaaaaataaacgaaataTACCAGGATACACTG TTAAATTCTGAGCAAGAGGACGGAGCAAAGAGGGCAAATGAGAGTATCAGcgaagaaacaaaaaataattttgttgaTGAAATTCCACATAGCAATTTAATTGTGTCTTCATCGGTAAATGATGATACTAATGAAGGCTCTAAGGGTAGTGGACCTTACCCCACATATGGATATAACGGAGCAGGAGAAGGGCGAGCAATAA GCAATAAAAATACAGGAAAAAAAGCGAACacgagaaaaaataagaatcagcaaaaaatagaatcgtcaaatttttttcataaaaaaaaggtacatAAATGGAATTCGCATAAATGGATTGTGCAAA CTGAAGTTAGTAGAGAGGTGGCAGAAAGTAGCGGAAGAAACGAAGCTAAGGAGTGA
- the PmUG01_13034900 gene encoding enoyl-CoA hydratase, putative yields the protein MIWRRNFFLNMSGNKRMHSCDIGGKLRYFYNNLKRYKGISSEAGFHSTRIDGKVEGGKNSQRMYFRNHNFIDFFRDETRNIGIITFKDINDKKNIFHSFLEELKNVIEHINNVITNEENNTFYINTFKKKEDGLNNYNDNDNCNGSEDNYLMRNIRNRIPYYDNKLKVLIFNSTTCDAFRETERSPTFLSSLGYNSYLKGDEENNINIANSFRYLCNAIQHLPLITVSNINGQCHNCGMDIILSTDFRISNNTSSFGFDKTYAGLYPYGGSVQKLLRHIPLNYSKYLLLTSQVINAYDALKINLIDICINKNEDFFINNSNIFFEEKLNNTQKFAIIKDNILKHFNNIFNYDLFQTKKNDDSFVFTLFFAFQFLFIPTHILQNIKLSINEGIQLNDINSYLDCDKNIFEKNINSSQRLDILNYIKRKSK from the coding sequence ATGATCTGGCGAAGAAACTTTTTTCTGAACATGTCAGGTAATAAAAGAATGCATAGTTGTGATATAGGGGGTAAACTgagatatttttataataatttgaagAGATACAAAGGCATTTCGAGCGAAGCGGGGTTTCATAGTACTAGGATTGACGGGAAAGTTGAAGGGGGGAAGAACTCACAGCGTATGTACTTTAGaaatcataattttattgatttCTTTCGAGATGAAACTAGAAATATAGGTATAATAACGTTTAAAGATATAAAcgataagaaaaatatttttcactcTTTTTTAGAGGAGCTGAAAAATGTTATTgaacatattaataatgtaataacaaatgaagagaataacacattttacattaacacctttaaaaagaaagaagatggtcttaataattataacgaCAATGATAATTGTAATGGTAGTGAGGATAACTATTTGATGAGAAATATAAGGAATAGAATTCCTTACTATGATAACAAGTTGAAGGTCTTAATTTTTAACAGCACTACCTGTGACGCATTTAGGGAAACAGAGAGAAGCCCCACTTTTTTAAGCTCGTTAGGATATAATTCCTACCTAAAGGGGGATGAagaaaacaatataaatatagcaAACTCCTTTAGGTACCTATGTAATGCTATTCAACATTTACCATTAATAACTGTGAGTAATATTAATGGACAGTGCCATAATTGCGGAATGGATATCATCCTTTCTACAGATTTTCGTATATCTAATAATACCAGCAGTTTTGGATTTGATAAAACTTATGCCGGGTTATACCCATATGGGGGTAGCGTGCAAAAATTGCTCCGACATATTCCTTTgaattattcaaaatatttattattaacaagtCAGGTAATTAATGCATATGAtgcattaaaaattaatttaattgatatatgtataaataaaaatgaagatttCTTCATAAAcaattcaaatattttttttgaagagaaattaaataatacacaAAAATTTGCCATCATCAAGGAtaacatattaaaacatttcaacaatatatttaattatgatttatttcaaacgaaaaaaaatgatgatagTTTTGTATTTAcccttttttttgctttccaatttttatttataccaacgcatattttacaaaacaTCAAGTTAAGTATTAATGAAGGGATTCAACTAAATGATATCAACTCTTATTTGGATTGtgataaaaacatttttgaaaaaaacataaattcgTCACAGCGCCTGgacattttaaattatataaagagGAAAAGCAAATGA